The Pyrus communis chromosome 14, drPyrComm1.1, whole genome shotgun sequence sequence ttcttaggctttaacaacctttcaaaaacagagctttgggatgttggcgcgttaaacctcttgaagacagaggttcggtcttgactaccaatgcgattaagcactgaaattctggagcttgaatggctcatcctatcgaagaccgacgtccaaggggcgggtttaggctctttttggtcttgttcaatgctcacgctgatgtgttgagtgctagctttcttcactttgcttgaaatcttcacgggtgcatttggtgtgaagccaagtccggctttgttgttgttaactccgtaaccatgctccttcaacttcttttgagttttggtgaggttacgttctttgtcattgacagtgtttgaaaccttctttccagccgcctcagaagaagcgaagtcgtacccggcttttgacatgagtttgtaggcgtttgggtcgaaaccttcctcggtcctcttggttggaagaaagcttgattccaccttctttggtagagcttttatgaagccttgtggtagtcttgcggccttagcaccccctagctgtgtcagaggcaaaactgcatttgtcttgagcaactttacattatccgtgtgccactgtgtgtcggcttttcttgttccagtttcgaatggagattgactattctttcttcttgacatcgggatataccGAAATATAGGTGCGTTCGGTCCTTTtgacggcatcctactccctttggttgttgcaggtttagcaaactcgtcaccgtctttgcttgaagatggcacggcctgctctttttgctttttaggcatggcttgccactcctactttttaggtgctgctttgcccgtggatttgatctcttctgGAAGAACTTCGGGTACCATGTCTTCGTCCCTGTAGAACTTGgcgtctgcaaagtgtgattcggcttcggtgaatggcttggtgtcaccttggatcaccttcactccttctcggtaaaattttaggcattggtgaagggtggacggcactaccccatttgcgtggatccaaggttTTCCTAAGAGCAggctgtaggaagttcttgcatcaatcacgtggaatatcgtgcttgatttgagctcaccaATGGTCATCTCTACTCAGATCATGCCCATCgctctttgtcctccttggttaaaaccctggatcagcagacggatcagggatagttcattcaccttgatgccgattatggtcattgttgattttggcatgatgcttatggccgacccaccatccacaagcatgcggttgactttgtattccctTACGTACCCTGAGACGAAGAAAGGACGGTTGTGAGGTTTTGATCCCAgcagtaggtcttcgtcagtgaagttaattgcgtcatgggtggcacaacatgtggcacattcatgtggctgaagcttcgagccttcgtcgttactttctCGCACTTCGTGGTCGCCGGGACCTGCCAggactgctgctagtgctcttcgtatcttttttggcaatggtagcgcttcctcgatgctaaagtgtgttggcagaccttTTTCGGGTGTgagggtcttttctacctcagtggcgataactttgccttttgagggctcttctatttctacttcaaccatgtgacaggccacagtagtgcactgttggaaaaagtcattcgggaagtactcatgcaaggaaacgggaatgcgtggctcctgctccataggttccccatcatatgttgtcttatcatgctttatgtttcttttaggcttcgcattgttgcggccgtggtgatttcttctttgttccacctttggctgtatgactcgtggtcttggtttccttgtctttttgtaggttaccaatatccatccttcttcatcatcagcatgtgcatcttggtcgcttccttccagtgatggttgtgtaggaggtgccgtgcaACTTGAGCATTCACGGGAATGGTCAGGTGTCGTTTGGAGAGGCACATgattaaacgatccaaacgcaattgtagtggtatgcgttgcggctgtgtcctcaaggtcgagctcaatttgcccttgttgtgctagcttcatgatgaattctttaagaacgaagcacttgccaacatgatggctcacaatacgatggtacttgcaatacctaggatcgtttgtgcgattcatttcttcaggacgcttgcattcgggtagctcaatcacctttttttccagcaagtcatctaacatggcagccatatcagagtcaggaaaagggtacgttttctgttccaactctctcaaagtgctcttgtatctgtcttgggtgcgagaaggctcacttgtctttatctccttcgctttcttcttggaggagatcttgatgggcgctgaggtgGTCTTGATaggggtagtgttgacggtgaaagcttccttagcgggcttcttcccAGTCTTGTCTATATTTAGGGCGAATACTTTGTCCTTCTTGAAGTTAGTAATCGGCTCATTTTTCCcgtgattagcgatactcagctccatgtcgtgggaacgagttgccagctcttcgaatgttcttggttttatgccttggaggatgtaatgtaatccccagtgcatgccttgaacgcacatctcaatggcagaggtttcagaaagcctatctttgcaatccagacttaaagaatgccatctatttatgtagtcgacgacaagttcatctttccactgtttcgtactggtcagctctagcatgcttacagtacgacgagtgctgtagaaacggttgatgAATTCcttttctagctggtcccaactgttgatagactcaggttcgaggttagtgtaccagtcaaaagcgttacttttcagcgaacaaacgaactgtttgacaaggtagtccccctctgtcccagcattgttgtaagtttcaatgaaatgggcgacatgttgctttgggttaccttttccatcgaactgcatgaattttgggggctgataacctcttggcatcttcaaagcatcaatcttcttggagtaaggctttgagtacagtacagactcatgtgagcttccttcgtactgtgtcttgatagtgcttgcaatcatctcctgtagttgctggatagagagagatcccatgaaagccgttgcttggtctagctttggcttctcttcaactttctccgctgGTGGCTTTTCTttttcgtcgacttctttctttaataggccaacatttgggtcgactttcacgtcgggcagcgcatctagttggttgacaagtgcggcaatctgcaagtctttctcttccacagtccgtgtgagctttgcgattgcttcattcatctgagctagctgttcctcgattgaagttgctccagtggtcatgacttgcatggttgtactgccacTCGAATCaacgtcggagagtagggactctgagtatttcctcgggctctCTCCTCTTGACGCctttagcgaggctagggtgatcacagactcgtgcctcaggtgctcttgttcctttgacagagttaatgcaggggcggaagtcgcggcaaaaagagctcttgccttacttcgggttatgatgcccgaaatatcCCCACTTGctgcgatgatgttcttgttctttgctttgattgtaGGAACTGTAGCAAAGAAGGTATGGTTTCTCTAGAAGATTCTATAATGGGAATATGCTAGAAAACTATAGCAAAGAAGGTAGCAAGTTGGAAAAGCCTTCACTGCCTTAGGCTtaagaaaatatagaaaatgtttttgtttgtggTAGAATCTAGAAACATCACAAACCATGGCTAAAATTGGAAGAGCCCAATGTCACCGACTAGATAAGTCGGTTTAGCAAAGTCGGTGGAAAAATGTGTGTGCGTGATCAATGCACTAGAAAATTCTAGTGGTAGTATAAGTCGGCAAGCATGCCCTATAAATAGGTGTGTGATGTTATGATGTAATCAAGCAACCAACCAACTGAGAGTGAGAACTAAGAGTAGTCTTATGAGGAGTGTGAGTGGTCTAAagtttgtctctagaaagtgagtgagtgtcATTGCTTCTAGAGTGTCTTTGAGAGTttgtgtgttgtaatatttacttgtgttgtctctccaacacttgtgttagagttgtgtactctaaTTTTTTCCTCAACATCTTCGACCTTTCTCCTTTTTTCCCTAACACCCTGAGTCCCAACACCCAAACTCCCTAACCCGTTTCcatgaaaaacacaaaagaatGTAATAGTCATTCACTTCAATTAAGCAATGAAAATCCCCAAATTCTAGGGTTATATACTCGCAGAGAATTGTAGAAACAtgcaattacaaaataaaaattagaagtACAACAAGCACTAATTGTCTCGGCAATTGATACCAGATATCAATTATAGAGAATTCATacgaacaagaagaagaacttTAGAGAATGTGGTGCCATGTGAGTGGATGTGTGTGAGGCGGTTAGCTGTCGGCAAATAATTGGATGgttggattttctttttctcatctTAATTCAAATAGGGGTAAAAGAGGAAGTTCACTTGACAAATTTTAAGTGTGGGGTTAGGTATATTTTCAtgatttggttgaaaaataCTTACTTGACCTTTACGCAACCTGCCCGATGGGCACTTCAAGGCATCTTCGAGGAGGGATACAACAGTCGATGAAGATGATGGATTCTGACTAGAGTCTGTCAGTGCATAGGCCTTCAAAAAGAAAGCCTCAAGGGATCTTTTAATTTTGATAGATTCATCTGCTTTCCGGAGCCCTTCCTCGCAATGGCCTGTATCGTATAAGATCCACGCCTCATAAACCAACTTTTCATCATCGCTGGATGCATGTTGACGAGCTAATTGTAAACTTAGCATTGCTGCTTCGGGACAGTTCAACCTGATCAAGTGGAGACATGAGATTTCTACTGACATTTTCAGAACCAAAAAGGTTTCTTGCTCAAAAATTGAATCTTAAGGTTTGACACTGGCTGGGCAATATTATTCAGGATATACCATTAACTTTTGGGTTAAACATAACCAACAAAAAATTGAACCTATCAAAATAAAAGGAACTGTACAACAATCTCCACAAATTTTCGGGATCCAAAACATACCTGAGAAGAAGCAATGACTATGTGAAATACAGAACACCTTTTGCTCATCAGATTCAAGAATCTGGTAAATAACCGAGAGGGATCCAATATCATCGACTGAAGACCAACGATCGTACAATTGCAGCCAACAATCTGCTGTTGTCCAATTTTCTACATGCTCATGCACAAGTGTGTGAAATTGGGATGCTGCCATGGGCGGATCCATATAGGGACCGTGCAGAAGCCCGAAGAAACACTTGTGATCGAACTTAGGGACCCTCCAACAATTTGGGCAGGTGCAGTGGAAAGGCTTGTTGCCTCTATGAATGGGCATGCAGCAATGTttataacgaagaagaagaggtttctaatttttgttttaaaagacCTAGCCGAAACGACGTCTTTTAGCCAGGTAAttacaaaagatttaaaaactaaaatatctcTGTTTTTTTTACAAAGTTCGAGAACCCCGGTCCTTTTCAATATCCccaaattatatttaagaacTCCCAACCTCCAATCATTGCAACCTCCCAACTTTAAACTAAAGTTAACCCATCCCCCATCACCATTTGCCGTTCCACCACCTCTAGCTGCCTAATTTTACTTCTTCCAAattcatttaagttttttacccaattgtaatatatatgttacattaaCAAATTTCATCTTTGTAAAGTCATTAATTGATGCGTTATGTTGTTGAGgagaatttgttggttttattacCTTTgagattaattttgatttttttttttttttttttaaagcggGATAACTAGTGACAAGCCACAGTTATCCACCCCTTCTAAGGGCTTGGAAGACttacagaggcatttcagctttCTCCTAGCCACAATCAAGCAGACTCACCAACTTGGAGCCTTAAACATAGGACCTccttgttttttgtattttgagagCCGAAATACGCGTCCTTATCACTGGACCACTTGATGTGGTTGATTAAACTTGATTAttcaatgaaccaaattcaataaaaaataatgatatagAACCAAACTAgtctaatatatttttttgaacttttattttggAACCCCTGATCTTGAAATCCTAGATCCACCACTGGATGCTGCCACCCGTCCCTCAAACATTCTATAATCTGGGGAGAGAGTCAGAATTGCTTGAACATCACAAATGGCTGATTTATAGTCCTCAAGAGCAAGATAGAAACAAAACCGGAGTTCCAAGCATTCTAATGCATGTTTAAACCCCAGAACCCGATTAATTTCTGCAAGTGCAGCTTGAACATTCTGGTTTCTCATTAATGTAGCCGCACGAAACATGTAAGGGTAAGTAAGAGTTGGATCCAGCTCAGATGCTTTCTCAAGGTCTTCCCATCTCTTATCACCTTCACAGTACAAGGACCTCTCCTGATACATCCATCCAAGCGGCGTAACAGTGCAGATTACAGAGCTAAGCTTTTCACATGACCAAAGTTTATGGCCCTTAATGTAACTCAGTCTAGCTAATCCTGCTACTGAATATATATGGCCTGCATTTAAAGCTTCTTCAAAAAGGCGCTTAGCTTCGTCATACTCTTTTCTCAAGAGCCTCAGGCATCCCAACTGATGGAATGCCAGCATTCTTTGTCTATCATTTTCAGAAAACTCTACCAATCGTTCCAGGAAACAAGCTGTTTTATCCAACTGCGGATCAAGGTTCATACAAACTTCACTTAATAAACAGAATAGCGAAAACGAGGCTTGACCAACCATGATCGATCTCTGTTGTCTATCAGCATGCCTGAATATCTCCACCACTCGGTTGTCATTCAAACAATCAGGAAGATCATTTAAGAAAACTTGTAAACATGATGCAGCAAGGACAGGACAGTTCTCTTCAAGAGCATATGCCATGAGTTCTACCGCATCCTCTCTAGAAGACACAAAGGATGCAAGTTTCCGGTCGCAAGCATCTTTAAGCTTTTCGCAACAAAATTTATTTGCAAAAACTAATATTTCCAACAAAAGATGAGTAGGGACTTCATTCAAACTGCCTGTCACACTGAACTCAATGATTGTCCTCATACCTGATGCACTGATATTGTTTTGTGACTAATCTATGTCCTCGCGAAGTGATTCCGAGAAACACCCATTAAGCATGGCATGAAATGGAGCAGAAAGGCTTGATATTTTCTGCCTATCACAATCTACTTTCTCATCTTGTTTTCTAAAACTGACATTTCTTGGTATTTCGTTCCCATTCATCGAAATATTCTCATGGGTACGACTTACAGTTGCATCAATAGGAAGCTGAGTCAAAATATCTACTGGCCCAAATTCTTGTGCACATTTATCACAACTGGCAAGCAAGTTGGAAATATGCTCTTCCCCTTGCTTCTCATACTTCAACCATGCTCCAAATATGAGCTTCTCATGAATGGAGTTAGCTTTCTGCCAAGCTGCACGAAGGCTTCTTCGCAGCAGCTTGACTTCTCCGAGGCCCCTAAAGACCTGGCATTGTAACAAGTAAAGATTCGACTGTTCCTGTGGAGGACACAACTCAAGTTCTTCATGAATTTGAGCTAaaactttgacataatcaacaGGTTTATAGAACGGGAGTATTGGCGGCTCGGGGACCTTGATAAGAGATTCTCTACAGTAATTTGCACATACACACCAAAATAtaacatcaaaatcaaaattgtgAATTGGGaagtaaatataaaaaataattattgaaaCTAAAGCATTTAGGAAGAATGACTTACTGATGCGGACAATTACATTTAGACCCTTATATGATATATCTATTATCTAGCTGGCATATTGTATATCTTTTCCCAATAGTTATAGTAGGGTGCAGAGCACCAAATCATTAGGGTTTCCATTTCATTCTACTATATATCTGTAAGGTTGCGCCTCTTTGATGGCTATGAGAAATATGACAGCACCTTTATCTTTGATTTCCTCATTGCATTTACTTCTAGCTTAATTTTCTTGAAAAGATCATACCAATTATATAGAAGAAGAGGTGGATTGAGGGCATTGAGCTGTGATTCTTTACCTGACTCAGAGGGAAAGAAAGTCCTCATGGGGCATAAGACCCTAAGCAAATCCCAGATCTCCAAATTACCCAGATgggtttctctctctaaaactcaaagttcaagtttctctctctaaaaactcAAAGTTCAAGCACAACAGAGACTGGGGAAACgagaaaacaaaaacccagaaaaattcCAAGTGATCCCAAATCACTTGGCTGACAGACTTCCCACCAATGAACCTAAATTCCAAATCCCacaaaaaattcaagaattACAAGCAGACAATAATGTCCGAGTTGGACGTATTTCaacaatttcaaattaaaaaaacccagttcaccaaaaacaaaaaaattctgGGTTTTATTCATTCAaccaaaaagatgaaaatttttttttttttttttttttcaatttacaaCAAAAATGATTACTTCCCCCTCCTCTCAGTGTACGAAGCAgataaaagaaaagcaaaacccCAGAAAAGAACAAGCACCCACCAAAGAATTAAGCAAGATCTCTACCAGAAACGTGGCCAAATAATCACATTAGCCCACACCCAATCCCCTTCATAAAATGCCAAAAAACACCATAAGCAGACAAGTGagagaggaaagaaaaagagactCACTTTACTTATGGCTTGAATTTTTGCAGAGAAGTTTGTCACAGATTACAGCAAGCTGAGAGGAGCTTCAGAGAGGCATGGGACCGACCAGTTACCAAGTGAaaggaattcttttttttttttttttttttttgtcaaaagtgaagggaattcaaatgaaaaaaaactgaCCAATTATCCGTTTTTTTCTctactttttttattgttaaagagtcttttcattttacctttttagGTAATTTCCACTAATTTCGCAAAATTCGCACCTTATAATTGTTGGTCAATATGTTAACTACCTCGTtaatgtcacttagtattacgatttaatagtattcctcttcatttgtaagtgagagattttaggtttgattctcatcaaAGGCAAACTTGAATAGTATTCCTTTTCATTTGTTGGTCAATATGTTAACTACCTCGTtaatgtcacttagtattacgatttaatagtattcctcttcatttgtaagtgagagattttaggtttgattctcatcaaaggcaaacttgaaccacattattgctagctcattgtgagttAGTTTATCCACCTCCCCCTTagtttagataatatcgtttgtttaaaaaaaaactgcttcgtTAATTGATGATGTGTCATAGTTTTGGCTCTAAATTTCTGCAACGtggaatttgaaattaaataatattaaaaaattttaagtatgaaagtgacagaaaaatcaaactttaggtattaaagtgagacaaaaaaaataaatgtaattAAGTGCTAATTTTGCagaacttgagggtagtaagaTAAAAAttaccctttttctttctttttttctcatttttctctccCTCAGAGACGAGAAATGATATTAAGACCAAAGTTTGATTTTGGTCTAATAGTTTTGGCGGAGTCTCATTTTATTTAGGTAATGCTAGGgggatcaaaattttaaattaaatttgcaaaccaaatgatgtgtaaCCAACAGTGtcagatcccacatcgcctaggggagtgatccttatatgtatattctcatcccctcctagcaCAAGGCcatttgggagctcactggcctcgggttccatgggaactctgaagctaagcgagtagcgcgcgagagcgctcccatgataggtgacccactaggaagttcttgtgtgagttcccagaaacaaaaccgtgaaggcgtagtcggggcccaaagcggacaatatcgtgttaaggtagtggagcgggctcgggatgTCGTGGAcctcgggtcgggatgtgacaatttggtatcagagcctaaccctggctatggtgtgccgacgaggacgtcgggcccctaaggtggggtggattgtaagatcccacatcgcctaggggagtgatccttatatgtatattctcatccccacctagcacgaggccttttgggagctcactggcttcgggttccatggaaactcagaagttaagcgagtagcgcgcgagagcactcccatgatgagtgatccac is a genomic window containing:
- the LOC137714632 gene encoding ETO1-like protein 1, producing MRTIIEFSVTGSLNEVPTHLLLEILVFANKFCCEKLKDACDRKLASFVSSREDAVELMAYALEENCPVLAASCLQVFLNDLPDCLNDNRVVEIFRHADRQQRSIMVGQASFSLFCLLSEVCMNLDPQLDKTACFLERLVEFSENDRQRMLAFHQLGCLRLLRKEYDEAKRLFEEALNAGHIYSVAGLARLSYIKGHKLWSCEKLSSVICTVTPLGWMYQERSLYCEGDKRWEDLEKASELDPTLTYPYMFRAATLMRNQNVQAALAEINRVLGFKHALECLELRFCFYLALEDYKSAICDVQAILTLSPDYRMFEGRVAASSGGSRISRSGVPK